In a genomic window of Methylovirgula sp. 4M-Z18:
- the rpoH gene encoding RNA polymerase sigma factor RpoH, which produces MAYALPMISAESGLSRYLDEIRRFPMLQPQEEYMLAKRWREHDDRDAAQKLVTSHLRLVAKIAMGYRGYGLPIGEVISEGNVGLMQAVKRFEPEKGFRLATYAMWWIKASIQEYILRSWSLVKMGTTANQKKLFFNLRKAKSQISALEDGDLKPEHVAQIATRLGVSEQEVQEMNRRLGGDASLNAPLREEGEGEWQDWLVDEQASQEHSLVAQEETDNRLGALRRALSVLNPRERRIFEARRLEDEPVTLEALSEEFNISRERVRQIEVRAFEKVQAAVKSGIAEIEALPPTDKAPELTFAR; this is translated from the coding sequence ATGGCTTATGCGTTGCCTATGATTTCGGCCGAGAGCGGTCTTTCGCGCTATCTCGACGAAATCAGACGCTTCCCCATGTTGCAGCCGCAGGAAGAATATATGCTCGCCAAGCGTTGGCGCGAGCATGACGACCGCGACGCGGCGCAAAAACTCGTCACGTCCCATTTGCGCCTGGTGGCCAAGATCGCCATGGGCTACCGCGGTTATGGCTTGCCGATCGGCGAAGTCATTTCCGAAGGCAATGTCGGCCTGATGCAGGCGGTCAAACGCTTCGAGCCCGAGAAAGGGTTCCGCCTCGCCACTTATGCCATGTGGTGGATCAAGGCGTCGATCCAGGAATATATTTTGCGATCATGGTCGCTCGTGAAAATGGGCACGACCGCCAACCAGAAGAAGCTGTTCTTCAACCTGCGCAAGGCCAAGAGCCAGATTTCGGCGCTGGAGGACGGTGATCTGAAGCCCGAACATGTGGCGCAGATCGCGACCCGGCTCGGGGTGAGCGAACAGGAAGTGCAGGAAATGAACCGCCGCCTCGGCGGCGACGCCTCGCTCAACGCGCCATTGCGTGAAGAGGGCGAAGGCGAGTGGCAGGATTGGCTCGTCGATGAGCAGGCATCGCAGGAGCATAGTCTCGTCGCGCAGGAGGAGACCGACAACCGTCTCGGCGCGCTGCGCCGGGCCTTGAGCGTCCTCAATCCGCGCGAGCGCCGCATCTTCGAGGCGCGGCGCCTGGAGGACGAACCGGTGACGCTGGAAGCCTTGTCGGAAGAGTTCAACATCTCGCGCGAACGCGTGCGCCAGATCGAGGTGCGCGCCTTCGAAAAGGTCCAGGCAGCGGTCAAATCGGGCATCGCCGAAATCGAGGCGCTGCCGCCCACGGACAAAGCGCCGGAACTGACCTTTGCAAGGTAG
- a CDS encoding carbohydrate kinase family protein: MPSPLHFILVGGASFDVKARAHAPPIRHTSNPGETHVTFGGVARNIAENLARLGQRVSLISALGRDPQGDAILAHAQELGIDCSQMLHSDQPTASYTAVLAPDGELDIAVSSFDILQALTPDEAEARARALPRADWIVADTNLAPLTLVALARLAQEQGARFALDPVSVAKAPRALAVLDARLPIALLTPNLQELAELGGTIMDRDSDFEAAKNRLHARGVTHLIMGAGHSGVFISEYAGDARRRHVPSLAVRALDVTGAGDAAFAGALYALAQGADLERAAKLGQAAAALTVMSRTSVSDKITPDALEDMLNRGPESP; this comes from the coding sequence ATGCCCTCACCTTTGCATTTCATCCTGGTCGGCGGCGCGTCTTTCGATGTGAAGGCGCGCGCCCATGCGCCGCCGATCCGGCACACGTCGAACCCGGGCGAAACCCACGTCACCTTCGGCGGCGTCGCGCGCAATATCGCGGAAAACCTTGCCCGTCTCGGCCAGCGCGTCTCGCTGATTTCCGCGCTCGGCCGCGACCCGCAAGGCGACGCGATCCTCGCCCATGCGCAAGAACTCGGCATCGATTGCAGCCAGATGCTGCACTCCGATCAGCCGACCGCCTCCTACACGGCCGTCCTCGCGCCGGACGGCGAGCTCGACATCGCCGTCTCCTCATTCGACATTCTGCAAGCTCTGACGCCGGATGAGGCCGAGGCGCGCGCCCGCGCGCTGCCGCGCGCCGACTGGATCGTGGCGGACACCAATCTCGCCCCCCTCACCCTGGTGGCGCTCGCCCGCCTCGCTCAAGAACAAGGGGCGCGTTTTGCCCTGGATCCCGTCTCCGTCGCCAAGGCGCCGCGCGCCCTCGCCGTGCTCGACGCGAGGCTGCCGATCGCCTTGCTCACCCCCAATCTGCAGGAGCTTGCCGAGCTCGGCGGCACGATCATGGATCGCGACAGCGATTTCGAGGCAGCGAAGAACCGCCTGCACGCGCGCGGTGTCACCCACCTGATCATGGGGGCCGGCCATTCGGGCGTTTTCATTTCCGAATACGCGGGCGACGCCCGCCGCCGGCACGTCCCGAGCCTCGCGGTGCGCGCGCTCGACGTGACCGGCGCGGGCGACGCCGCCTTTGCCGGCGCCCTCTACGCCCTCGCGCAAGGCGCCGATCTGGAGCGCGCGGCCAAACTCGGTCAGGCCGCCGCCGCGCTGACCGTCATGAGCCGCACCTCGGTCAGCGACAAGATCACTCCCGATGCGTTAGAAGACATGCTCAATCGAGGACCCGAATCGCCATGA
- a CDS encoding pseudouridine-5'-phosphate glycosidase, which yields MTAPAAQDLVISPEVAAALKDGAPVVALESTIISHGMAYPANLEMASGVEAIIRDAGATPATIAVLNGKLKVGLEPGELELFAREKDVLKASTHDLPYALITKRPAATTVAATMRIAAMAGIRIFATGGVGGVHRGWNTSLDISADITELGRTNVAVISAGAKAILDLPATMEALETAGVPVIAYGTDTFPAFYSRESDLKAPLRLDSAADIAAFLDAKWRLDLRGGALIANPIPAEHEIPAAIIGGAIETALRDAKAQNIAAKAVTPYLLGRIVEITAGKSLAANIALVKNNALLGAEIAIALASR from the coding sequence ATGACCGCACCCGCAGCCCAAGATCTCGTCATCAGCCCCGAAGTCGCCGCCGCCTTGAAGGACGGCGCGCCGGTGGTCGCGCTCGAATCGACGATCATCTCGCATGGCATGGCCTATCCGGCGAATTTGGAAATGGCGAGCGGGGTGGAGGCGATCATCCGCGACGCCGGCGCAACCCCGGCGACCATCGCGGTGCTGAACGGCAAGCTGAAAGTCGGCCTCGAGCCCGGTGAGCTTGAGCTCTTCGCGCGCGAAAAGGACGTGCTGAAGGCCTCCACCCACGATCTGCCCTACGCGCTCATCACCAAGCGCCCGGCGGCCACCACCGTCGCCGCGACCATGCGCATCGCCGCCATGGCCGGCATCAGGATCTTCGCGACTGGAGGGGTCGGCGGCGTGCATCGCGGCTGGAACACGAGCCTCGACATTTCCGCCGACATCACCGAACTCGGCCGCACCAATGTGGCGGTCATCTCGGCGGGCGCCAAAGCCATCCTCGACCTCCCCGCGACCATGGAAGCCTTGGAGACCGCTGGCGTTCCGGTCATCGCCTATGGCACCGACACGTTTCCCGCCTTCTATTCGCGCGAGTCGGATCTCAAGGCGCCGCTCCGGCTCGACAGCGCCGCCGACATCGCGGCCTTTCTCGACGCCAAATGGCGGCTCGACTTACGCGGCGGCGCGCTGATCGCCAATCCGATTCCGGCCGAACACGAAATCCCGGCCGCAATCATCGGCGGCGCGATCGAAACGGCGCTGCGCGATGCGAAAGCGCAGAACATTGCCGCCAAGGCGGTCACGCCCTATCTGCTGGGCCGCATCGTCGAAATCACCGCCGGCAAGAGCCTCGCCGCCAATATCGCGCTCGTGAAGAACAACGCGCTGCTCGGTGCCGAGATCGCCATCGCCCTCGCCTCTCGTTAA
- a CDS encoding M3 family metallopeptidase: MSASTNPLLRDWDTPFGLPPFAEIEPSHFKPAFDEALATHKREIAAIADNPALPSFANTIDALELAGHALDQVNSVFWNLTGTHTNPAIQAVELEISPILARHGSDIYMDAKLFARVDAVYEQMETLGLSGEQKRVLGLTHKAFIRSGAQLDEAKKARMAEILQRLAELRTQFGQNLLKDEASWTLELSDDDLAGLPDSLIEDARRTAEDHGLADKRVVTLQRSSIEPFLQFSARRDLREIALQAFVSRGAHEGATDNRPIVAEMVRLRAEQAQLLGFDTFADFKLEDSMAKTPQAVRGLLDAVWSPAKVRAADETQALAKIAAREGQSAPIAPHDWRYYANKLRKELHDLDEATLKPYLQLDNIVEAAFETARRLFGLDFVERKDVTLYHPDARAWEVMDKSGKHIGLFIGDYFARPSKHSGAWMNAIRLQKKLGGDTRPIILNVMTFNKGAEGKPALLSFDDAKTVFHEFGHGLHGLLSDVTYPLLSGTNVPRDFVEFPSQLYEHWLMQPEILRRYAVHVDTGAPLPDELVERLRAARNFNQGFATVEYSSSAIVDMEFHSLRSAANLDPVAFEAETLQQIGMPREILMRHSMPHFTHVFAGDGYCAGYYSYLWSEVLDADGFAAFEEAGDIFDPELAGKLKTFVYSAGASRDPEEAYKLFRGRAPTIDALLHKRGLVAAAA, encoded by the coding sequence ATGTCCGCTTCGACCAATCCTCTCCTGCGCGACTGGGATACGCCCTTCGGTCTGCCGCCTTTTGCCGAGATCGAGCCGTCGCATTTCAAGCCCGCCTTCGACGAGGCCTTGGCGACGCATAAGCGCGAGATCGCAGCCATCGCCGATAATCCCGCGCTGCCGAGCTTCGCCAATACGATCGATGCGCTGGAACTTGCCGGCCATGCGCTCGACCAGGTCAACAGCGTGTTCTGGAATCTCACCGGCACCCATACGAACCCGGCGATTCAAGCCGTCGAATTGGAGATCTCGCCGATCCTGGCGCGGCACGGCAGCGACATCTACATGGACGCCAAGCTCTTTGCCCGCGTCGATGCCGTATATGAGCAGATGGAAACGCTCGGGCTGAGCGGCGAGCAGAAACGCGTGCTCGGCCTGACGCACAAGGCCTTCATCCGCTCCGGCGCCCAATTGGACGAGGCCAAAAAGGCGCGGATGGCCGAGATCTTGCAGCGCCTCGCCGAGCTGCGCACGCAATTCGGCCAGAACCTTTTGAAGGACGAGGCCAGTTGGACCCTCGAGCTCAGCGACGACGATCTGGCCGGCCTGCCGGACTCGCTGATCGAGGACGCGCGCCGCACGGCGGAAGATCACGGCCTCGCGGACAAGCGAGTCGTCACCCTGCAGCGCTCGTCCATCGAGCCGTTCTTGCAATTTTCCGCACGGCGCGATTTGCGCGAGATCGCTCTGCAGGCCTTCGTGAGCCGCGGCGCGCATGAGGGCGCAACCGACAATCGGCCGATCGTCGCCGAAATGGTGCGCCTGCGCGCCGAACAGGCGCAGCTCTTGGGCTTCGACACATTCGCCGATTTCAAGCTTGAAGACAGCATGGCCAAGACGCCGCAAGCGGTGCGCGGCCTGCTCGACGCAGTCTGGTCGCCGGCCAAGGTGCGGGCGGCGGATGAAACGCAGGCATTGGCGAAAATCGCTGCGCGCGAAGGACAATCGGCACCGATCGCGCCGCATGACTGGCGCTATTATGCCAACAAATTGCGCAAGGAACTGCACGATCTCGACGAAGCGACGCTCAAGCCCTATCTGCAGCTCGACAATATCGTCGAGGCCGCCTTTGAGACGGCGCGACGCTTGTTCGGTCTCGATTTTGTCGAGCGCAAGGATGTGACGCTCTATCATCCCGACGCGCGCGCCTGGGAAGTGATGGACAAGAGCGGCAAGCATATCGGCCTGTTCATCGGCGATTATTTCGCGCGTCCCTCCAAGCATAGCGGCGCCTGGATGAATGCGATCCGCCTGCAAAAGAAGCTTGGCGGCGACACGCGCCCGATCATTCTCAACGTGATGACGTTCAACAAGGGCGCGGAAGGCAAGCCGGCGTTGCTCAGCTTTGATGACGCGAAAACCGTATTCCACGAATTCGGCCACGGCCTGCACGGCCTCCTGTCGGACGTGACCTATCCTTTGTTGTCCGGCACGAACGTGCCGCGCGATTTCGTCGAATTCCCGAGCCAGCTCTACGAACATTGGCTGATGCAGCCGGAGATCCTGCGCCGCTATGCGGTGCATGTCGACACCGGCGCGCCTTTGCCCGACGAACTGGTTGAGCGGCTGCGCGCCGCGCGCAATTTCAACCAGGGCTTCGCGACGGTCGAATATAGTTCGTCCGCCATCGTCGATATGGAATTCCATTCGCTGCGCAGCGCCGCCAATCTCGATCCCGTCGCCTTCGAGGCCGAGACGTTGCAGCAGATCGGCATGCCGCGCGAAATCCTCATGCGCCACAGCATGCCGCATTTCACCCATGTGTTTGCGGGCGACGGCTATTGCGCCGGCTATTATTCCTATCTGTGGTCGGAAGTCTTGGACGCCGATGGCTTTGCCGCCTTCGAGGAAGCGGGCGACATTTTCGATCCGGAACTCGCAGGCAAGCTCAAGACTTTCGTCTATTCGGCCGGCGCAAGCCGTGATCCGGAGGAAGCCTATAAATTGTTCCGCGGCCGCGCGCCGACCATCGACGCGCTGTTGCACAAACGCGGCCTCGTCGCTGCGGCGGCATGA
- a CDS encoding ATP-dependent DNA helicase, translating into MAWSPQQEDALNQVARWLKAGDKQVFRLFGYAGTGKTTLAKYIAENADGKVLFGAYTGKAALVLRSKGCHDASTIHSMIYRAKDTDTETPTFELNDESPAAEANLIIIDECSMVDEELGRDLLSFRKPVLVLGDPAQLPPVKGGGYFTDHEPDVMLTEVHRQAADNPIIRLSMTVREGGHLDLGTYGDTRVIRRNEINAEIVTGSDQVLVGMNKTRKLYNGRIRELLGRSDPMPVVGDKLVCLRNDRKKGLLNGGIWSVTRLREQRRNFLKMTVTPEEGTGSKAVRVSVLPNFFDGTEEELPWIIRRESDEFAFGYALTVHKAQGSQWDNVVLFDESYAFREHRARWLYTGITRAAQKITIVK; encoded by the coding sequence ATGGCCTGGTCGCCGCAACAGGAAGACGCGCTCAATCAAGTCGCCCGCTGGCTGAAGGCGGGCGACAAACAGGTCTTCCGCCTGTTCGGCTATGCCGGCACGGGCAAGACCACGCTCGCCAAATACATTGCCGAAAATGCCGACGGCAAGGTGCTGTTCGGCGCTTACACCGGCAAGGCCGCGCTGGTGCTGCGCTCGAAGGGCTGCCACGACGCCTCGACCATCCACAGCATGATCTACCGGGCGAAGGATACCGATACCGAGACGCCGACCTTCGAGCTGAACGATGAATCGCCTGCGGCAGAGGCCAATCTGATCATCATCGACGAATGTTCGATGGTCGACGAGGAACTCGGGCGCGACCTTCTCTCGTTTCGGAAACCCGTGCTCGTGCTCGGCGATCCGGCGCAATTGCCGCCCGTGAAAGGCGGTGGCTATTTCACCGACCACGAGCCGGATGTGATGCTGACCGAAGTGCATCGCCAGGCGGCGGACAATCCGATCATCCGGCTGTCGATGACGGTGCGCGAAGGTGGGCATCTCGATCTTGGCACCTATGGCGACACGCGCGTCATCCGCCGCAACGAGATCAATGCCGAGATCGTCACCGGGTCCGATCAGGTTCTGGTCGGCATGAACAAGACGCGCAAGCTCTACAACGGCCGCATCCGCGAATTGCTCGGCCGCAGCGACCCGATGCCGGTGGTTGGCGACAAATTGGTGTGCCTGCGCAACGACCGCAAGAAGGGCTTGCTGAACGGCGGCATCTGGTCGGTGACGCGTCTGCGCGAACAGCGCCGCAACTTCCTGAAAATGACTGTGACGCCGGAGGAAGGAACGGGCAGCAAGGCGGTGCGGGTGAGCGTGCTGCCGAATTTCTTCGACGGCACCGAGGAGGAGCTGCCCTGGATCATCCGCCGCGAGTCGGACGAATTCGCCTTTGGCTATGCGCTGACCGTCCACAAGGCGCAGGGCTCGCAATGGGACAATGTGGTGCTGTTCGACGAGAGCTACGCCTTCCGCGAGCACCGCGCGCGCTGGCTCTATACCGGGATCACCCGGGCGGCGCAGAAGATCACGATCGTGAAGTGA
- a CDS encoding HPr family phosphocarrier protein, which yields MITDNGLNLHVTEDDECDCPPAPEFPGALVRELPIVNRKGLHARATAKFVNCVEKYNADIKVTRCGETVGGTSIMGILTLGAAIGTHITVSATGPQAQEALEAISTLVANRFGEDE from the coding sequence ATGATAACGGACAATGGCCTGAACCTGCATGTGACCGAGGACGACGAATGCGATTGTCCTCCTGCGCCGGAATTTCCGGGGGCGCTGGTGCGGGAATTGCCGATCGTCAACCGTAAGGGTCTGCATGCGCGGGCGACGGCCAAATTCGTCAATTGCGTCGAGAAATATAACGCCGACATCAAAGTCACCCGCTGCGGCGAGACGGTCGGCGGCACGTCGATCATGGGCATCCTGACCCTCGGCGCCGCCATTGGCACCCACATCACGGTTTCCGCCACCGGCCCTCAGGCGCAAGAGGCGCTGGAGGCGATCTCAACCCTCGTCGCGAACCGGTTCGGCGAGGACGAGTAG
- a CDS encoding PTS sugar transporter subunit IIA, whose amino-acid sequence MIGMVLVTHGGLATEFRAALEHVVGPQKQIETVTIGPEDDMELRRRDIIEAVKTVDSGKGVVVLTDMFGGTPSNLAISVMNGGSVEVVAGVNLPMLIKLASERETASLERAVTSAQEAGRKYIIIPSKVLVGE is encoded by the coding sequence ATGATCGGTATGGTCCTGGTGACCCACGGCGGCCTGGCGACAGAATTCCGTGCAGCGCTCGAACATGTGGTTGGCCCGCAAAAGCAGATCGAGACCGTGACCATTGGTCCGGAGGACGATATGGAACTGCGTCGCAGGGACATTATCGAGGCGGTCAAAACCGTTGATAGCGGCAAGGGGGTCGTGGTTCTGACCGACATGTTCGGCGGCACGCCGTCCAATCTGGCGATTTCGGTGATGAACGGGGGCAGTGTCGAGGTGGTGGCCGGCGTCAATCTGCCGATGCTGATCAAGCTCGCCTCCGAGCGCGAGACCGCCAGCCTGGAGCGGGCGGTGACCTCGGCGCAGGAAGCGGGACGTAAATATATTATCATCCCGAGCAAAGTATTGGTGGGAGAATGA
- a CDS encoding HPr kinase/phosphorylase, with translation MTWDEEQARFSASGYVHATAVVIGDSGILIRGDSGTGKSSLALALIEAADDRQFVRLIGDDRVRLAVRGDRLIVSAHPAIAGQIERFGQGIVRLPHEDAAVVRLVVDLSKRDLTPRLPEAEDLTERILGVTNPHLTLSAQHLAEENAHIILTWLHEHG, from the coding sequence ATGACTTGGGACGAGGAACAGGCGCGTTTCAGCGCGTCCGGATATGTCCACGCGACGGCGGTCGTGATCGGCGACAGCGGCATTTTGATCCGCGGGGACTCGGGGACCGGCAAGTCGAGCCTCGCGCTCGCCTTGATCGAGGCTGCGGACGACCGCCAATTCGTGCGGCTGATCGGTGACGATCGGGTCCGCCTCGCGGTTCGAGGCGACAGGCTGATTGTCTCGGCCCATCCCGCCATCGCCGGCCAGATCGAGCGGTTCGGCCAGGGCATCGTGCGTCTGCCGCACGAGGATGCCGCCGTGGTGCGCCTGGTTGTGGATTTGTCGAAGCGCGACCTAACGCCGCGTCTGCCCGAGGCAGAGGACCTGACCGAGCGCATTCTTGGGGTGACGAACCCGCATCTGACGTTGTCTGCGCAGCATTTGGCGGAGGAAAATGCCCATATTATCCTCACTTGGCTGCATGAACATGGTTAA
- a CDS encoding sensor histidine kinase — translation MSIEAGNPDDDLVADVEDRSRRQRRHARRTLSVRLRALSRSMANRFSSSLTRRIIVLNLGGLVILLIGFLYLNQFRQGLIDARVQSLQTQGEIIAGAIAASAKLESDSIVIDPDRLMQMAPGEELKADSSTQFSLIPERVAPLLRRVLPSGTRARVYDADGTLVLDSIMLHGSVLSADLPPPVQTSPSLPRRLWTAVMRRLFGAEATPADEPVSTTSSLPEVVAALKGYQQTMVRLNPRGETIVYVAIPVQRYHHVRGVLLMQTQGGDIDRAIAAERWSILRVYLFCTVVMFLVSLFLAGTIAGPMRKLAEAAERVRRGIKSRQEIPDFTDRADEIGHLSGALRDMTKALYNRIEAIESFAADVSHELKNPLTSLRSAVEILPRVRTDEARERLLGVIQHDVRRLDRLISDISDASRLDAELARADNIPIDVKAMLDAVVVLANELRHDDKVRVRLKVLAPDCEEGEDPALAYLISGNESRLGQVINNLVDNARSFSAPGGEVRVTLLTAFDPEHERRGIEIEVEDDGPGIPAHAFERIFERFYTDRPGQGFGQNSGLGLSISRQIVEAHKGLIWATNRTGVRKAPLKPGIEEAAGPNIVGARFTVWLPRP, via the coding sequence ATGAGCATTGAGGCTGGAAACCCGGACGACGACCTGGTTGCGGACGTCGAGGACCGGTCACGCCGCCAGCGCCGGCACGCGCGCCGCACCCTTTCGGTGCGGTTGCGGGCGCTCTCGCGCAGCATGGCCAACCGTTTCTCCTCGTCGCTGACCCGCCGTATCATCGTCCTCAATCTTGGCGGGCTGGTCATTCTGCTGATCGGCTTTCTGTATCTCAATCAGTTCCGCCAGGGGCTGATTGATGCGCGCGTGCAAAGCTTGCAGACGCAGGGCGAGATCATCGCCGGCGCCATTGCCGCGTCGGCCAAGCTCGAATCCGATTCGATCGTCATCGATCCGGACAGGCTGATGCAGATGGCGCCGGGCGAGGAGCTCAAAGCGGATTCGTCCACACAATTTTCGCTCATTCCTGAGCGCGTCGCGCCGCTGCTGCGCCGCGTCCTGCCGAGCGGCACACGGGCGCGCGTCTACGATGCCGACGGCACGCTGGTGCTCGATTCAATCATGCTCCACGGCTCCGTGCTCAGCGCCGACCTGCCGCCGCCGGTGCAGACGTCGCCAAGTCTGCCGCGCCGCCTCTGGACTGCCGTGATGCGGCGCCTGTTCGGGGCGGAGGCAACGCCGGCCGACGAGCCGGTGAGTACCACGAGTTCACTGCCGGAGGTCGTGGCCGCGTTGAAGGGCTATCAGCAAACTATGGTGCGGCTGAATCCGCGCGGCGAGACCATCGTTTATGTGGCGATCCCGGTGCAGCGCTATCACCATGTGCGCGGCGTTCTGTTGATGCAAACCCAGGGCGGTGACATCGACCGCGCGATCGCAGCGGAACGCTGGTCGATTTTGCGCGTGTATCTCTTCTGCACCGTCGTGATGTTTCTCGTCTCGCTGTTTCTCGCCGGCACGATCGCGGGGCCGATGCGCAAATTGGCGGAAGCGGCGGAGCGGGTGCGGCGCGGCATCAAATCGCGCCAGGAAATCCCGGATTTCACCGACCGCGCCGACGAGATCGGCCATTTGTCGGGCGCGCTGCGCGACATGACCAAGGCGCTCTACAACCGCATCGAAGCGATCGAGAGCTTTGCCGCCGACGTGTCGCATGAATTGAAGAATCCCCTGACATCGCTGCGCAGTGCCGTCGAAATTCTGCCGCGGGTGCGGACCGACGAGGCGCGCGAGCGCCTGCTGGGCGTGATCCAGCACGACGTGCGCCGGCTCGATCGGCTCATCAGCGACATTTCCGATGCCTCGCGGCTCGATGCCGAACTTGCCCGCGCCGACAATATCCCGATCGACGTCAAGGCGATGCTCGACGCTGTGGTGGTTCTCGCCAACGAGTTGCGGCACGACGACAAGGTGCGCGTGCGCCTCAAAGTGCTCGCGCCGGATTGCGAGGAGGGCGAGGATCCGGCGCTCGCCTATCTGATCAGCGGCAATGAATCGCGTTTGGGCCAGGTCATCAACAATCTCGTCGACAATGCCCGCTCATTTTCCGCGCCGGGCGGCGAGGTCAGGGTCACGTTGCTCACCGCGTTCGATCCCGAACATGAACGACGCGGCATCGAGATCGAGGTCGAGGACGACGGGCCGGGCATTCCGGCGCATGCGTTCGAGCGCATTTTCGAGCGCTTCTACACCGACCGGCCGGGCCAGGGCTTTGGGCAGAATTCGGGCCTTGGCCTGTCGATCTCACGCCAGATCGTGGAAGCGCACAAGGGCCTCATCTGGGCTACGAACCGCACCGGCGTCCGCAAGGCGCCGCTGAAACCGGGGATCGAGGAGGCCGCCGGCCCCAATATCGTGGGCGCCCGCTTCACCGTCTGGTTGCCACGGCCATGA
- a CDS encoding response regulator transcription factor translates to MPTIALVDDDRNILTSVSLALEAEGYRIQTYTDGAAALDGLRASPPDLAIFDIKMPRMDGMELLRRLRQKSDLPVIFLTSKDEEIDELFGLKMGADDFIHKPFSQRLLVERVKAILRRANPKEAAAQKESEAKILERGALKMDPERHTCTWNNEPVILTVTEFLILQALATRPGVVKSRNALMDAAYDDQVYVDDRTIDSHIKRLRKKFNAVDPSFEMIETLYGVGYRFKEV, encoded by the coding sequence ATGCCGACGATTGCTTTGGTGGATGACGACCGCAACATTCTGACCTCCGTGTCCCTGGCTTTGGAGGCAGAAGGCTATCGTATCCAGACCTATACCGACGGAGCCGCGGCACTCGACGGTTTGCGCGCCAGTCCCCCCGATCTCGCGATCTTCGATATCAAGATGCCGCGCATGGACGGGATGGAATTGTTGCGCCGCCTGCGCCAGAAGTCCGATCTGCCGGTGATCTTCCTCACGTCCAAGGACGAGGAAATCGACGAATTGTTCGGCCTCAAGATGGGTGCCGACGATTTCATCCATAAGCCCTTCTCGCAGCGCCTGCTGGTCGAGCGCGTGAAGGCGATTTTGCGCCGCGCCAATCCGAAAGAGGCTGCGGCCCAGAAGGAATCGGAAGCCAAGATCCTGGAGCGCGGCGCCCTCAAGATGGATCCGGAGCGGCACACCTGCACCTGGAACAACGAGCCGGTCATTCTCACCGTCACCGAATTTCTGATCCTGCAGGCGCTGGCGACCCGCCCGGGCGTGGTGAAAAGCCGCAACGCCCTGATGGATGCCGCTTACGACGATCAGGTCTATGTCGACGACCGCACGATCGACAGCCACATCAAGCGCCTGCGCAAGAAATTCAACGCGGTCGATCCGAGTTTCGAAATGATTGAAACGCTTTATGGCGTCGGCTATCGTTTCAAGGAAGTCTAG
- a CDS encoding HugZ family pyridoxamine 5'-phosphate oxidase, whose amino-acid sequence MTNPILPTDAAARDLALRLIREGVSASLATLDPSGHPFASLIAVAGDDDARIFSLMSALSAHTKHLAADPRCALLIAPGGKGDPLAHPRLSLKCQARWIARESDEGQRARERLLHGNPGAKIYIDFLDFRLVVFDIQAASLNAGFGKAYELSRNDLF is encoded by the coding sequence ATGACAAATCCCATTCTGCCGACCGACGCCGCCGCGCGGGACCTCGCCCTGCGGCTCATCCGCGAGGGGGTAAGCGCCTCGCTCGCCACGCTTGATCCGAGCGGTCATCCCTTCGCCAGCTTGATTGCCGTCGCGGGCGACGACGACGCGCGGATTTTCAGCCTCATGTCGGCGCTCTCGGCTCATACCAAGCATCTTGCAGCGGATCCGCGCTGCGCCTTGCTGATCGCCCCCGGCGGCAAGGGAGATCCCCTCGCCCATCCGCGCCTGTCGTTGAAGTGCCAGGCCCGCTGGATCGCGCGAGAGAGTGATGAAGGGCAGAGAGCCAGAGAACGGCTGCTGCACGGCAACCCGGGGGCCAAGATTTATATAGATTTCCTCGATTTTCGCCTTGTCGTCTTCGACATTCAAGCCGCCAGTTTGAATGCGGGCTTCGGTAAAGCCTATGAATTGTCGCGCAACGACTTATTCTGA